The genomic window CGGTCGCCACCGGTGAACCGCTCGACCCGGCGACACGCGTTCCCGACCAGTGGCGCTCGCTGGCCGCCGCGCGCCGTCCGGGGGCTACGATTCCGGAGGCGATGACGGACGGGACCGAACCCTCGGTCTCGCCGTGGCCGGGGACCAGTGAGGACCCGATCGACCGGGCCGTCCTCGCCACCCGCACGGCGGTCTTCCCGCTGCACGGCCTGGACCCGCACGATCCCCGGGACTGACATGACCGAGCGCAGCGCGGACGTCCTCCTCTCCGACGGCACCGCCGTCCACCTGCGCCGGATCCGGCCGGAGGACGCGCCGGCCATCGTGGACTTCCACTCCCGGATGAGCGACCGCACCCGGTACCTGCGTTACTTCTCGCCCTATCCGCGCATTCCGGAACGCGACCTGCAGCGCTTCGTCAACGTCGATCACCATGACCGCGAGGCGTTCGTGACCCTGGCCGACGGCCGGATCACCTCGGTCGGCCGGTACGAGCGGCTCGGCCCCGACTCGCCGGAGGCCGAGGTGGCGTTCGTGGTCGAGGACGCGCAGCAGGGCCGGGGCATCGGCTCGGTGCTGCTGGAGCATCTGGCCGACGCGGCCCGCCAGCACGGCATCACCCGGTTCGTCGCCGAGGTGCTCCCGGAGAACAACGGCATGCTGCGGGTCTTCGGCGACACCGGCTACCAGGTGCAACGGCGCTACGCCGACGGCGTGGTCCACCTGAGTTTCCCGATCCAGCCGACCGAGAAGTCCCGTGAGGTGCAGGAGTCCCGCGAGCACCTCACCGAGAGCCGGTCGATCGCCCGGCTGCTGGCCCCGCGGGGCATCGCGATCTACGGCGTCAGTGCCACCGGGCACGGCATCGGCGCCCTGATGCTGGGCAACCTGCGCGACGGCGGATACACCGGCGAGCTGGTGCCGGTGCATCCCACCGCGGAGACGGTGGCCGGGCTCCGGGCGTACCCCAGCGCCTCGGACGCCGGTGTCCCGATCGACCTGGCCCTGATCGCGGTGCCGGCCGACCGCGTCCCGGAAGCCGGCCGGGATGCGGCCCGGGCCGGGGCGGGCGGCGGTGTGGTGGTCTCGGCGGGTTTCGCCGAGACCGGCCCGCAGGGCGCCGAACAGCAGCGCAGCCTGGTGGAGGCGGCCCGGGCGGCGGGCTTGCGGGTGATCGGGCCGAGCAGTTTCGGCATCGCCAACACCGACCCGGCGGTACGGCTGAACGCCACGCTCTCGCCCCGGCTGCCGACGGCCGGGCGGGTCGGCTTCTTCAGTCAGAGCGGCGCTCTCGGGGTGGCGCTGCTGGCCGAGGCGGACCGTCGCGGGCTGGGCCTGTCGAGTTTCGTGTCGGCCGGCAACCGGGCCGACGTCTCCGGCAACGACCTGCTGCAGTACTGGCAGGACGATCCCGGCACCGACGTGGTGCTGCTCTACCTGGAGACCTTCGGTAACCCGCGCAAGTTCGCCCGGCTGGCCCGCCGGATCAGCCGGGTCAAACCGGTGGTGGCGGTGGCCTCGGCGACCCGTCCGCCCGGCTTGGCCGGCGATTCCCCGGGCCCGGACGCGAACTCGGTGACCGCCCTGTTCGCCCGGTCCGGGGTGATCCGGGTGGACACCGTCCAGGAACTCTTCGACGTGGGCATGCTGCTGGCCCATCAGCCGCTGCCGGCCGGCCGGCGGGTCGCCGTGGTGGGCAACTCGTCGGCGCTGGCCGAATTGGCGGTGGTCGCCTGCCGGGCCGCCGGGCTGGTGGTGGCCGATGGTTATCCGCTGGACACCGGCCCGGAGGCGGGCGCCCACGATCTGGCCGACGCGCTGGCCGACGCCGCCGTCGACGACGCGGTGGACGCGCTGGTGGTGGTCTTCGCCCCGCCGATGCCGGGCCGGCACGCCGACGAGGACGCGGACTTCGCGGCCGCGCTGGCGAGTGTGGCGCTGGCCGGGGAGAAACCGACCGTCGCGACGATGGTCTTCGGCCAGGCACCGCCCCGGGTGCCGGCCTACCCCTCGGTCGAGGAGGCGGTTCGCGC from Actinoplanes derwentensis includes these protein-coding regions:
- a CDS encoding bifunctional acetate--CoA ligase family protein/GNAT family N-acetyltransferase, whose amino-acid sequence is MTERSADVLLSDGTAVHLRRIRPEDAPAIVDFHSRMSDRTRYLRYFSPYPRIPERDLQRFVNVDHHDREAFVTLADGRITSVGRYERLGPDSPEAEVAFVVEDAQQGRGIGSVLLEHLADAARQHGITRFVAEVLPENNGMLRVFGDTGYQVQRRYADGVVHLSFPIQPTEKSREVQESREHLTESRSIARLLAPRGIAIYGVSATGHGIGALMLGNLRDGGYTGELVPVHPTAETVAGLRAYPSASDAGVPIDLALIAVPADRVPEAGRDAARAGAGGGVVVSAGFAETGPQGAEQQRSLVEAARAAGLRVIGPSSFGIANTDPAVRLNATLSPRLPTAGRVGFFSQSGALGVALLAEADRRGLGLSSFVSAGNRADVSGNDLLQYWQDDPGTDVVLLYLETFGNPRKFARLARRISRVKPVVAVASATRPPGLAGDSPGPDANSVTALFARSGVIRVDTVQELFDVGMLLAHQPLPAGRRVAVVGNSSALAELAVVACRAAGLVVADGYPLDTGPEAGAHDLADALADAAVDDAVDALVVVFAPPMPGRHADEDADFAAALASVALAGEKPTVATMVFGQAPPRVPAYPSVEEAVRALSRVVGYADWLRRPPGVLPVLSGVDPVAAEAAVAAESPTGLLAAYDIAVVPSTLAASADEAVAAAAELGYPVAIKAAGGALRHRIDLGAVRLAVGTEQGVRTAYRELAGEFGPDVLVQTMVAPGVACTVEIVEDPAFGPVVGFGLGGVASELLGDLAWRAAPLTDRAAEALVDEPRAAPLLHGYRGSTPVDRAALADLLLRVGRLADEHPRVRSLTLNPVLARPDGWSVLHAAVEFGDPGARPDTGPRRLRSV